One Methylocystis iwaonis genomic window, ATGAGCATCGTTTTATCGATAATCTAAAGACAGGCGTCGCGGCATGTTCTTAAATGAGGCGATTATGCGCCATGAATAGGCAGAAGTGTATCAGGACATTTTCGCCACATTCCGCCTTTAGACCCCGCATCCTCACTTCCAACCACGCCTGATCGAAATGAGATGGACGCATCTAATATGGATGCGCTCAAATCTTTATTTCGTGGAATGGCCTCACAAGGAGCTGAATACGGAATGAAGCGTGTTTCTGTTGTCGTAGCCGCGTTAGGTCTGATGAGTGTTCCCGCCGCCGCTCAGGATTTTGTTTCACAACTCTTCGGCGGTTCCGACGCTGCCTCGCAACAACAGCAGTCCATCCCATCGCGTCACCACGGCCGCCACGCCGCAAGCGACGACAACGTCTTCGGCTACGCCATGCCCGAGAACGCGCGCTCTTTCGTGGCCAACGCCTCCTATTATGGCGGCGGCCCGCGCAAATATGAGCCCAACAGCCACACGGCGAACGGCGAGCGCTTCAATCAATGGGGCCTGACCGCCGCCCATCGCACCCTTCCGCTTGGCACGCGGCTGCTCGTTTCGCATGGCGGCCGCTCGGTCGTGGTGCGGGTCAATGACCGCGGCCCGGCGGCCTGGACCGGCCGCAGCCTCGATCTCTCGCGCGGCGCCGCCTCGCGGATCGGCCTCATTTCCGCCGGCACGGGCGCCGTGCATGTGCAGGTGCTCGGCCGCAGCTAAGACGCATGAGCGGCGCCCGGCCTCGGAGGTCGGGCGCCTCGACGAATGGGGGTTCCGCTTGATTGGTTCACCGCCGTCATTGCGAGGAGCGTCAGCGACGAAGCAATCCAGGGCAGCTACGGCGGCCCTGGATTGCTTCGCTTCGCTCGCAATGACGGGCGCTGAGCATAAGTCGCCAGCATCCGCTCAGGCGGCCGCATCCCCTCTTCGTTCGGTCAGCCAATCTCTTATCTCGTCGATTGGTTTCGGTTCGCTGTACCGGAACCCTTGCAAGCACTGACAACCGGCCAGCCGCAACAAATCCGCTTGTTCTTCGGTCTCGACCCCCTCGGCCGTTACCGCCATGTCCAACCCATTCGCGATGTAGATCGCGCCGGCGACGAGCACGCCGGCTTTTTTGTCGGTCGCGATCCGACCGGCGAGGGACTTGTCGATCTTGATCCTGTCGAACCCATATCGTTGCAGATAGGCGATGCTCGTATAACCGACGCCGAAGTCGTCCAGGGCGATCGAAACGCCCATGCCTTTGAGCGACGCGATCACAGCCATCGCCCGCTCGGGATGATCGATCAGATAGCCCTCGGTCAGTTCGAACTCGAGGCGCTGCGCGGGAAAACCAGTCTCGGCGAGAACGGCGGCGATCTTCGCTTCGAAGTCCGGGTCGCGGAATTGCGCCGGGGAAACATTGACGCTGAGATTTAGCCCCTTGGCCTCGAGAATATCCTGGCAGGCCCGCCGCAGAACGAAAAGCCCCAGCGGATTGATCAAGCCGCTCGCCTCGGCGACGCAGATGAATTGGTCGGGACCGATGGCGCCGGCCGGACGGCGCGGCCATCGCAACAGCGCCTCCACCGAGACGATGTCTTTCCCCTCGGCGTCGACGATCGGCTGATAGAAGACCTCGAATTGTCCGTCGTTCAGTCCTTGCCGGATTTCTCCCTCGAGTTCCTGCTGTCTGTGACGTGCGGCGTCGAGCGCGGCGGAATAGACTCTTACGCCCGCTTTGCCATTTTCTTTGACGTCGTACATGGCCGCATCGGCCCGGCGAAATAATTCCCCGGCGTCACATGCGCCTTGCGCGGCGCAGGCGATGCCGACGCTGGCCCCGATTTGGATGGCGCGCTCTCTGATCCGGATCGGCTCGGTGAGATTCGCCACGACACCCGCTGCGAACATATCGGCCTGCGCTGCCGCATCGCTCGCCGAAATCAGCGCCGCAAACTCGTCGCCGCCGAGGCGCGCCAGGACAGCGCCTTCAGGCAGCAAGCGCTGGAGTTCGCCTGCGACGATCTCGATCACCCTGTCGCCCGTTTCGTGGCCGTAGGCGTCGTTGACGTCTTTGAAGCCGTCCAGATCGACGAATATCACCGCAATCTGCCTATGCGCTTCCTCGCTCGCCCGATGCATCTCCTCGAGTTGCGACATGAGCGCTCGGCGGTTCGGCAGCCCGCTCAACGCGTCGAGATTGGCCAGCCGAAGATTCTCTTCGCTGAGACGCTGTGTCTCTTCCTGCTTTTCGAGCAGGGAGCGGCGCGACGAGACCAGATTGGCGAAATCACGATTGTAGATCATCAGGATCACGATCATGCCAGGGGAAACGAGCGCAAGATTGATCGCCGCCGATCTGAAATGCCCTTCTTCGGCGAAGAAAAAATAGATGCTGAAGGGAGCGACGCCGAACAATGTGACGCTCAAAGCTGCGGACCGTAGATGCATCAGGCAGAAAGCGCCGCTGATCAGCGACAGGCCGAGGAAAAACACCAACTGGCCCTGGGCGTAAGCATCGCCATAAGGGAACAGCGCCATTCCCCACGCGATGAAGGCCAGAGCCGATATGAAAGCGAGCCTGTTCGTGCGTCGCATATAGCGGACGACGACATCGTCGGAGACGGGGGCGCGGCCGATGCGCCACCAAGCAACGCCGCGTCCGAGACCCGCCAGACACAAGGCAAGCGGCAAGTAAATCGAAATCCAGGGATGACCGAATTTCGCGAATGTAAACACGACAGCGGCCGTATTGATCGACAGTATAATATAAAGAAGGGGATTTGCTTGGCGAAAGCATGAAACTGCGCCCGCACAAGCTCCATATCATCGGTCGGCGCTTGAAAAAGCCGAACGAATTTGGCGGCAATTTCTCTTCCCAAGGCCTTCGATCCTTGTATCCAAGCCCGCGGGCCGGAGGCGCGCTGCGGCGCGAAAAGCCGAAGATTACGAAGAGCGCGTGCATAAGTCATTAACTGAAAAGGGTTTGAAGCTGCGCCGTCGGGGTTGGCGCGGCGCCTCGAGCCGTCGCCTGGTTTATATTTACACCGCCGACTATTCCATAAAATTATTCGAATAATTTTATAGTATTTTTTCAGATATCTGGCGCCAACGGATGTATACAAGCTAGGTCGTGGCGCTCGGAGAGCGTCAGATGTTCCTTCCTATTCCAATTGGTGCCAGAATGACCAACCAGCGTTTAAAGGCGCAACTGGTTACGACCGTCATCGGATGCTTGATTAGCCCGTCGACCTTCGCCGCCAATTCCTGTCCGGCTCCCTGGAGCGCGTCGGCCACCTATGCCTCGCCGGGCAATCTCGTCAGCGAAAACGCGCTCGTCTATCGAAACAATTGGTGGACGCAAGGCGACGAGCCCGCCACCCATAACGGCGTCTATCCGGGCTCTGGCCAGCCGTGGACCAATGTCGGCGCCTGCGGCTCCTGCGTATCCGCGCCGCCGGCCCCCACTGGTCTGGCGGCCTCCGGGACGACGAGCGCCGCCACGACGCTGAGCTGGAGCGCCGTCACGGTCCCGTCCTGCGTCGTGACCGGCTACAAAGTTTACAAGAACGGCGCCCTGCTCGGGACAGTCACCGGCGCCAGCGTCGCCGTCTCCAATCTCTCGCCCGCTACGAGTTATAGCTTTGCGGTCGCGGCGGTGGACGCCGCCGGCGACTCGCCGCAATCGTCGCCGATTACTGTGACGACGCAAAGCGCCAGCGGCGGCGGCGGCGGCAGTACCGGCGGCTCCAGCCAAAGCTCGGGAACGATCAACTTCCATCTCTGGCTCGGCGTGAACACGGCGCAGGATTCCCTCACGCTGACGGGCGGAAATTTCGACGATCTGATCGCCTCGAACGTCATCGCCGGCGTGATGTATTCTCACCTCGTGAAGGAAGGCTTCCCCGGCGTTCAGTTCAACAACGACTATCTGATCGGCTCGATTTTCGCGCAGCTTTTGCAGGAGAATATCGAGACCCAGCTCTATACGTCGAGCTCCGATCTCATCGATCCGTCGCCGCTGCAACAGGCGGTGATGGGGGTTGGCCAAGGCGGGCCCTATCAGATCAACAATTATGCGGCGGATATGGTCTCCGGCAGCTACAATCCGGACGGGCATTCGCTCATCAATTATGTCGCGATCCAGAAAAACATCGGCTTCACCATCGCCAACGCCGCGCAGCAGCACACGCTGTCGACGCCCGGCTCCTTCAACAACAAATATTACGGGCCGATGTTGCCGGCCTTCTTCCACTACAACGATCTTGTCGCGCTGAACGTCACCGGAAAGGGCGCGGGCGGCTGGGTCACGCCGTGGGAGCCGGATTTCGACAATGCGCTGGTCAGATTCAAGACGCTGCCGAACAGCTTCCTCGAAGTGATCGCCAATGCGGCCTACAATCAGGGCTTTTACGGACCTTTGGTGTCCCGTTACAGCAAGCTCGGCGCGAGCGCGACGGCGGCCACGGTGGCCTCGGTCAATTCCTACGCCTCGGTCTGGGGGAGCACGGACACTTACGCGCAGTATCCGTATCAGGTGCACTATTACCTGGATCAGCTCTACGGAAACCCGATCCCCACGACGAGCCCCACCGCCGTCGTCACGCCGCAGAACCACGTCGTCATCAGCATGAGCGCGCTGGCGAATGTGTTTTCCAAGGTCGTCCAGACGCTCGACTATTCGAACGGAACGGCGCCCGCGCAAATGTTCACCGCCAATCAGGCCGCGGCGGCGTTCACGTCGAGCCTGACGAAGAACGCCGTATCGACGACAGCCTCGCTCGATTTGAGCAACGCCTCGTCGCGCGCGGTGATGTTCGCGGTGATCGACAATGCTTTGTCGAATTTGGAGACGGCGGTCGGCATGAAGTTCAACGCCACGACCTTGTCGCAGCTTTGACTCGAACAGTTCGCGGAGGTTCTGTCATTCCCGGCGGCGCAGCCCGACCGGGAATCCAGAGCCAAAATTGCAATGGTTGCTCTGGATTCCCGATCGCTCGCTTTGCGAGCGTCGGGAATGACAGCGGATCACGGCGGAGACGAAGGGCGCTGCCAGATTATGAGCCCTACGCGCGCACGCCCTCACCCCCGCACGTAAATCTGCGCGCCCTTCTCCATGAACTCCTCGGCCTTCTCGGCCATTCCCTTCTCGCGCGCCTCGATCTCCTTCGCCTCCTCGCGCAAATCGCGCGTGATCTGCATGGAGCAGAATTTCGGGCCGCACATGGAGCAGAAATGCGCGACCTTATGCGCCTCCTTGGGCATGGTCTCGTCGTGATATTGGCGCGCGGTGTCGGGATCGAGACCGATCTCGAACTGGTCGTTCCAGCGGAAGTCGAAGCGGGCGCGGCTCATGGCGTCGTCGCGCTCGCGCGCCGCCGGATGGCCCTTGGCGAGGTCGGCGGCATGGGCGGCGATGCGGTAGGTTATAACGCCTGTTTTAACATCATCGCGATCCGGCAGGCCCAAATGCTCTTTAGGCGTTACGTAACACAGCATCGCCGTGCCGAACCAGCCGATCATCGCCGCGCCGATGCCGGACGTAATATGATCGTAGCCGGGCGCGATGTCGGTGACGAGAGGACCCAGCGTGTAGAACGGCGCCTCGCCGCAGGCTTTTAGCTGCTTGTCCATATTGGCTTTGATCTTGTGCATCGGCACATGGCCGGGGCCTTCGATCATCACCTGGCAGCCCTTCTCCCAGGCGATCTTGGTCAGCTCGCCGAGCGTCTCCAGCTCCGCGAATTGCGCGGCGTCATTGGCGTCGGCGTTGGAGCCGGGGCGCAGGCCGTCGCCGAGCGAGAAGGAGACGTCATATTTGCGCATGATGTCGCAAATCTCGTCGAAGCGCTCGTAGAGGAAGCTCTCCTTATGTTTGGAGAGGCACCAGCGCGCCATGATCGAGCCGCCGCGCGAGACGATGCCGGTGACGCGATTCGCAGTGAGCGGCACGAAAGCGAGGCGCACGCCGGCGTGGATGGTGAAATAATCGACGCCCTGCTCAGCCTGCTCGATCAGCGTGTCCTTGAAGACCTCCCAATCGAGCTTCAGCGCATCGCCGCCGACCTTCTCCAGCGCCTGATAGATCGGCACGGTGCCGATCGGCACGCTGGCGTTGCGGATGATCCAGTCGCGGATGTTGTGGATGTTGCGGCCGGTGGAGAGGTCCATGACCGTGTCTGCGCCCCAGCGCGAGGCCCACACCATCTTCTCAACTTCCTCGGCGACCGAGGAGGTCACGGCGGAATTGCCGATATTGGCGTTTACCTTCACAAGGAAGTTGCGGCCGATGATAACCGGCTCCAGCTCCGGGTGATTGATGTTGGCCGGGATGATGGCGCGGCCGCGCGCGATTTCCGAGCGCACGAATTCGGGCGTAACGAATTCGGGAATGTCAGCGCCGAAGCTTTCGCCGTCGGCGATGCGTTCTTTGGCGGCGTCGAGCGCGCGTTCGCGGCAAAGGTTCTCGCGATGCGCGACATAGATCATCTCTTCCGTGACGATGCCGGCGCGGGCGAATTCGAGCTGGGTGACGGGCGCGGCGCCGGCGGCGCGATAGAGCTTGCGCTCAGCCGGGCATGGCGGCACGAGCCGCTCGCCTTCGGCGAAGCCATTGTCCTCGGGCTTGACCGCGCGACCCTGATAGGCCTCCAGCCCGGCGCGCGTCGCGAGCCAGGGCCGCGCCGCCGGCAGGCCGGCGGAAAGATCGGGCGTGAAATTCTCGCAGCCATAGGGGCCGGACGGATCATAGACCCGCAAGGGCGCCTCGCCGGACGATGGATCGAGCGCGATCTCGCGATAGGGCACGCGAATGTCGGGGCGCCCTTCGGGCGAGGAATAGAGCTTGCGCGACTTGCCGATCGGGCCGGTGGTGACGCTGAGCGGCGTGCGTTTGTCGTGGATGTTCATCGTCGCGCTTCCTTCGATCGCGCTCCTTCAAAGGGAGCGGATGAGGGCCAGGCGGACGAAGAACGGAATCCGGATGAGGGGCGCGAGCGCGCCCTGCCCTGGCATTCCCTCCGCCGGCATGACCCGGATCAGGTTCGACGGGTGCTTCTCAGCCGCGCAAGCGGCGCCCCTCGCCATCGGCGGAAAGCTAGCGCGTTGGAGTTTCGGGAGCAAGGCCGTCCGGCGCGTCGGCGCTTTCTCCATGCGTGGAACCGGCGTCCAAAACGCCTTTTCTCGGGGCGTGCGCCGGGCCTCTTTTCTCGCCGCTGTCATAATTCCTTTTTCGAACTGTGCTTTGGACGGCCGAGCGACAAGCTCTAGAGTCCACGCAAGAATGTCGAGCGTCCCCCATGAAAAAGCTACAGCTACTGTTTCTCTTCGCTCTTTTTCCCGCCGTCGCCTACGCCGCGGACGACGCCGTCGAATGCTCCAAAAAGCACGATGGCTCCGTGAAATGTGACGTCAAGAAGGACAAAGTGATCGTCGACGAGATCGTCGTGAACGGCGGCGGATGCACTATCCCGAATAACGATAAGGTCCTGCACCATCCCTATAAGGTTGGCGACAAGTTCACCGTGCCCGCGAAGAGCGACTCCCCCCTGCCCGGCTTCGACGATTGCAGCTACGTCCGCATTGTCACCATCAAGACTCACGACGGCAAGAAAAAGACCTTCGACGCGCTCTAAGCGCATTCCGCAAAAGCTCACAGACTTTTGCGAAAAGAATGCGCTCCAGCTTTTGAATTTGCGCGCTTTCTCTGCGCTCGCACGATTCCGTGCGAGCGGAAAGCGCGCTAAGCGGCTTGCGAGGTCGTTTTCCCAGGGCGCTTGAAGACAAGCGCCGTGAGATGTGGCGGTAACGCCCCTCGTGCTTCGAGACGCCTGCTGCGCAGGCTCCTCAGCATGAGGAGCTTCTGCAACTTCGCCAAACACTTAGGCCTCATCCTGAGGAGCGAGCGACGCTCGCGTCTCGAAGGACGATGCCGCCTCGGAAATTTGTCGACATACTGAGGGCGCTTGAAGACAAGCGCCCTTTTCTTTGTTGGAGGCCGACCGCTTTTGCGGAACGCGCCTTAGTTGCCCTCTGGCGCCCCTGCTGTCGCGGCGCCTTCGAGGATTATATTTCCGCTCGGATCATGCGGTTCAGCGTAAGGCAGCGCCGATCCCCATCTCGGCGCGACGACGACGTTAGGCGGAAACGGCGCGCAAAATCCGCTCACATATTGGCGATCACACCGGAAATGCGCGAAAGCTGAACCCGGGCTCCACAACGCGACAAGCAGAAACAAGGAAAGGATCGTCTTTAACATTTCCATCCTCCCAAAGGCGTCGCCCGCCTGACGAGCAGGCGCAGACATCATCGTTATAGTACTGTCATGAAAGGCTGGTAGGGGCAGATGGCGCTTTATCCATGAGGCCACCGCGGCGGCCGAGGCGAAAGGCGTCTCCCTTTCACCGCACGCCGCACGTAAATTCGCGCGGCTTCGCGATTCTTTGCGAGCGGAAAGCGTGCTAGGGCCTGGCCATCTTTTTCGGCCGGATGCTCTTCAATGGTAGCGCGATCCGGACTAGGTTGAGCCGGACCATCCTGCCCAGCCAGCGACATGAAAACCCCTCTTTGTGGGCTCTCCTCACAGGACGCCGCGCAGCTCCTCGCCGAATACGGCCCCAATGCGCCGCCCGAGGCGCCGCCGGTCGGCATTCTGCAAATAGCGCTACGCACGCTGAAAGAGCCGATGTTCTTTCTGCTCGCGGCGGCGGCGACGCTTTATCTTTTCGTGGGCGATCTCGGCGAAGGGCTCTTCATGGTCGCGGGGGCGGGCGCGTCGATCATGCTCGTCGTTGTCCAGGAGCTGCGTAGCGAGCGCGCCCTTCAGGCCCTGCAGCGGCTCGCAGAACCCACGGCGCATGTCATTCGCGACGGCGCGGAACGGCGAATCCCCGCGCGCGATCTCGTTCCCGGAGACATGATCCTCGTCGGCGAGGGACAGCGCGCGCCCGCCGACGCCATTGTCCTTGCCGGCGACGCGCTTGTCATCGACGAGTCTATCCTCACCGGCGAATCCGCGCCGGTCACGAAGACGCTTGCCGGCGACGGCGCGGCGCTCGCCTTCCCGGACCCCGGCGGCGATTACACGCCCTTCCTCTACGCCGGCTCGATGATCGTGCGCGGCTCCGGCGTCGCGCGGGTCGCGCGCACCGGCGCGCGCACGGCGGTCGGCGGCCTCGGGGCCTCGCTTGCGGCGATCAAAGGCGAGCCGAGCCCGTTGCAGAAACGCACCGGCGCGCTGGTGGCGCGGCTCGGCGCCTTCGCTTTGCTCTTCTGCGCGCTGGTGATCGTCGCTTACGGTCTCGTGCACGGCGACTGGTTCGAGGGGGCGATCGCCGGCATCACCCTCGCCATCGGCCTGCTGCCGGAAGAATTCCCCATGGTGCTGGCGATTTTTCTCGCCATCGGCGCCTTTCGGCTCGCCGGCCGCAATGTGCTCGTGCGCCGCTCATCCGTCACCGAAACCTTGGGCTCGACCTCCCTCCTTTGCGTCGACAAGACGGGCACCCTGACTGAAAACCGTATGGCTGTGGCGCGGCTCTATACCGGCGATGGCGTCGAGCCCGTTCCCGACGCGCCCGACGCCGAGCAGCACAGGCTGATCCAGGCGGCGCGGCGCGCGTCGAGCGTCAACCCGGTCGATCCGATGGATCGCGCCGTGCTCGCGATGGCCGACAGGCTGGAAATCCCCGCGGGCGGGACGGCGACCGAGAGCTTTCCGATTAAGCCGGAGCTGCTTGCTTTCATTCAATCCTGGCGAGTGGACGGCGGCGCTCTGAAAGCCGCCAAGGGCGCGCCCGAGGCGATCTTCAGGCTGGCCCGAACGAGCGAAGCGGAGCACGCGCGCTATGCGAGCGTCATCGAGGAGATGGCGCGGGAGGGATTGCGCGTGCTGGCGGTCGCGCAGACGCCGACCGTCGTCGACGGGCTCGAAGAAGCGCCCTACGCCGTCATCGGCCTCGTCGCCTTCGAAGACCCGATCCGCGACGACGTTCCCGAGGCGGTCGCCGCCGCGCGGCGCGCCGGCGTCTCGGTCGCAATGATCACCGGCGATTATCCGGCGACGGCGCTCGCCATCGCCAAAGCGGCGGGCATCGACATCAGCGGCGGCGTTCTCACCGGCGCGGAAATCGCACAGATTCCGCCCGGGGACGTCGCTCGAAAAATCCGCGACGTGCGCGTCTTCGCCCGCGTGATGCCGGCCAACAAATTGGCGCTCGTCGAGGCGTTCAAGGCGGATGGCCATATCGTCGCGATGACCGGCGACGGCGTAAACGATGGGCCTGCGCTCGCGGCCGCGCATATCGGCATCGCCATGGGCCAACGCGGCTCGGACGTTGCGCGCGAAGCCGCCCATATCGTGCTGCTCGACGACCGCTTCGCCTCCATCGTCGCCGGCGTGGCGCTGGGGCGGCGCATTTCCGCCAATCTGCGCAAGGCGCTGACGTACGTCACCGCGATTCACATTCCGATCGCCGGCCTCGCACTCGCGCCCATTCTGATGGGCCTGCCGCCCATGCTGCTTCCGGCGCATGTGGTGCTGATGGAATTGATCATCGATCCCACCTGCTCCCTCGCCTTCGAGGCCGAGCCCGCCGAGAGGGACGCCATGCTGAAGCCGCCGCGCCCGCAAAGCGAGCCGCTCTTCGGGACGCGCGATCTGTTGCTCGGCGTTGCTCAGGGTCTGTCGGTGTTTCTCGCCGTGTTGAGCGTCTATGTTTTCGCCAATGGGTTCGGGGTCGCCGAGCCCGAAGGGCGCGGGCTCGCCTTCGCGACGCTGATCATCGGCAATCTGACGCTGGCGCTGTCCGACGCTTTGCCCAAAGGCGTTTCGCCCTTTGCGCGCGAGAACCTGTCTTTCTGGGCGATCGCCGCAGCGGCGCTCTCGGTCGTCTCCGCCGGACTCTACTTCCCGCCGCTCGCCGGGCTGTTGCGCTTCGACCCGCCCGACATGACGGCGCTCGGGCTCGCGGCGCTGCTCGCGATCAGCGCCGGCGGATGGTACGGCATGTGGCGGCGGCTGATTGGTTGATACGACGTCCGCTCGGTTGGTTCGGCGCCACTCCCGACGCTCGCACCGTTTGGATACACAGGAGTCACCGCCGTCATTGCGAGGAGGCGGAGCCGACGAAGCAATCCAGGGCCGCATCGCCGCCCTGGCTTGCTTCGCTCGCAAACGGGCGCCCGACATCCGCTGTTCGCGGGTGGTTTGCCTTTTTGTCCCGTCGGCTGGTATGGGCTTTGCCTCGCAGGCCGGGGGGCCAAGGAACGGACGCATCGTGACACAAGAGACGGCCCAAAGCCGCAAATCGCTCACCATCATCGTCTCGAAAGGCACGCTGGACTGGGCCTATCCGCC contains:
- a CDS encoding septal ring lytic transglycosylase RlpA family protein; amino-acid sequence: MKRVSVVVAALGLMSVPAAAQDFVSQLFGGSDAASQQQQSIPSRHHGRHAASDDNVFGYAMPENARSFVANASYYGGGPRKYEPNSHTANGERFNQWGLTAAHRTLPLGTRLLVSHGGRSVVVRVNDRGPAAWTGRSLDLSRGAASRIGLISAGTGAVHVQVLGRS
- a CDS encoding putative bifunctional diguanylate cyclase/phosphodiesterase, which produces MFTFAKFGHPWISIYLPLALCLAGLGRGVAWWRIGRAPVSDDVVVRYMRRTNRLAFISALAFIAWGMALFPYGDAYAQGQLVFFLGLSLISGAFCLMHLRSAALSVTLFGVAPFSIYFFFAEEGHFRSAAINLALVSPGMIVILMIYNRDFANLVSSRRSLLEKQEETQRLSEENLRLANLDALSGLPNRRALMSQLEEMHRASEEAHRQIAVIFVDLDGFKDVNDAYGHETGDRVIEIVAGELQRLLPEGAVLARLGGDEFAALISASDAAAQADMFAAGVVANLTEPIRIRERAIQIGASVGIACAAQGACDAGELFRRADAAMYDVKENGKAGVRVYSAALDAARHRQQELEGEIRQGLNDGQFEVFYQPIVDAEGKDIVSVEALLRWPRRPAGAIGPDQFICVAEASGLINPLGLFVLRRACQDILEAKGLNLSVNVSPAQFRDPDFEAKIAAVLAETGFPAQRLEFELTEGYLIDHPERAMAVIASLKGMGVSIALDDFGVGYTSIAYLQRYGFDRIKIDKSLAGRIATDKKAGVLVAGAIYIANGLDMAVTAEGVETEEQADLLRLAGCQCLQGFRYSEPKPIDEIRDWLTERRGDAAA
- a CDS encoding fibronectin type III domain-containing protein; the protein is MTNQRLKAQLVTTVIGCLISPSTFAANSCPAPWSASATYASPGNLVSENALVYRNNWWTQGDEPATHNGVYPGSGQPWTNVGACGSCVSAPPAPTGLAASGTTSAATTLSWSAVTVPSCVVTGYKVYKNGALLGTVTGASVAVSNLSPATSYSFAVAAVDAAGDSPQSSPITVTTQSASGGGGGSTGGSSQSSGTINFHLWLGVNTAQDSLTLTGGNFDDLIASNVIAGVMYSHLVKEGFPGVQFNNDYLIGSIFAQLLQENIETQLYTSSSDLIDPSPLQQAVMGVGQGGPYQINNYAADMVSGSYNPDGHSLINYVAIQKNIGFTIANAAQQHTLSTPGSFNNKYYGPMLPAFFHYNDLVALNVTGKGAGGWVTPWEPDFDNALVRFKTLPNSFLEVIANAAYNQGFYGPLVSRYSKLGASATAATVASVNSYASVWGSTDTYAQYPYQVHYYLDQLYGNPIPTTSPTAVVTPQNHVVISMSALANVFSKVVQTLDYSNGTAPAQMFTANQAAAAFTSSLTKNAVSTTASLDLSNASSRAVMFAVIDNALSNLETAVGMKFNATTLSQL
- the thiC gene encoding phosphomethylpyrimidine synthase ThiC produces the protein MNIHDKRTPLSVTTGPIGKSRKLYSSPEGRPDIRVPYREIALDPSSGEAPLRVYDPSGPYGCENFTPDLSAGLPAARPWLATRAGLEAYQGRAVKPEDNGFAEGERLVPPCPAERKLYRAAGAAPVTQLEFARAGIVTEEMIYVAHRENLCRERALDAAKERIADGESFGADIPEFVTPEFVRSEIARGRAIIPANINHPELEPVIIGRNFLVKVNANIGNSAVTSSVAEEVEKMVWASRWGADTVMDLSTGRNIHNIRDWIIRNASVPIGTVPIYQALEKVGGDALKLDWEVFKDTLIEQAEQGVDYFTIHAGVRLAFVPLTANRVTGIVSRGGSIMARWCLSKHKESFLYERFDEICDIMRKYDVSFSLGDGLRPGSNADANDAAQFAELETLGELTKIAWEKGCQVMIEGPGHVPMHKIKANMDKQLKACGEAPFYTLGPLVTDIAPGYDHITSGIGAAMIGWFGTAMLCYVTPKEHLGLPDRDDVKTGVITYRIAAHAADLAKGHPAARERDDAMSRARFDFRWNDQFEIGLDPDTARQYHDETMPKEAHKVAHFCSMCGPKFCSMQITRDLREEAKEIEAREKGMAEKAEEFMEKGAQIYVRG
- a CDS encoding cation-translocating P-type ATPase; the protein is MKTPLCGLSSQDAAQLLAEYGPNAPPEAPPVGILQIALRTLKEPMFFLLAAAATLYLFVGDLGEGLFMVAGAGASIMLVVVQELRSERALQALQRLAEPTAHVIRDGAERRIPARDLVPGDMILVGEGQRAPADAIVLAGDALVIDESILTGESAPVTKTLAGDGAALAFPDPGGDYTPFLYAGSMIVRGSGVARVARTGARTAVGGLGASLAAIKGEPSPLQKRTGALVARLGAFALLFCALVIVAYGLVHGDWFEGAIAGITLAIGLLPEEFPMVLAIFLAIGAFRLAGRNVLVRRSSVTETLGSTSLLCVDKTGTLTENRMAVARLYTGDGVEPVPDAPDAEQHRLIQAARRASSVNPVDPMDRAVLAMADRLEIPAGGTATESFPIKPELLAFIQSWRVDGGALKAAKGAPEAIFRLARTSEAEHARYASVIEEMAREGLRVLAVAQTPTVVDGLEEAPYAVIGLVAFEDPIRDDVPEAVAAARRAGVSVAMITGDYPATALAIAKAAGIDISGGVLTGAEIAQIPPGDVARKIRDVRVFARVMPANKLALVEAFKADGHIVAMTGDGVNDGPALAAAHIGIAMGQRGSDVAREAAHIVLLDDRFASIVAGVALGRRISANLRKALTYVTAIHIPIAGLALAPILMGLPPMLLPAHVVLMELIIDPTCSLAFEAEPAERDAMLKPPRPQSEPLFGTRDLLLGVAQGLSVFLAVLSVYVFANGFGVAEPEGRGLAFATLIIGNLTLALSDALPKGVSPFARENLSFWAIAAAALSVVSAGLYFPPLAGLLRFDPPDMTALGLAALLAISAGGWYGMWRRLIG